Proteins found in one Triticum aestivum cultivar Chinese Spring chromosome 4D, IWGSC CS RefSeq v2.1, whole genome shotgun sequence genomic segment:
- the LOC123099305 gene encoding MDIS1-interacting receptor like kinase 2-like — protein MATTSHLKLISLALLLAMFPQAMAVPPPSLLEEQAGALLIWKATIQSPPAQLRSWGNTTTRPCGWYGIKCGEHRARRQEVVITEISLRGLRLRARLEDLNFTALHTLTSIRLPYNQIRGLFPPALASSLPNLRHLMLQGNNISGEIPRRIGRLESLVGLSLSNNHLSGPIPNEVGYLKEMTMLDFSSNNLTGPVPINLGSCTKLTILYLDGNQLSGLLPRELGYLVRLQELALSSNKLMGSIPDTLGSLINLIGLYLWDNQLSGHVPRELGSLASLEKLDFSGNKLMGPIPNTFGNLTRLTTLYLDDNQFCGHVPEEIGTLMDLKYLQLDGNNLSGPLPPELCAGGMLKRLTAFGNNLKGPLPLSLLNCKSLVRVRLESNQIEEDISEMGVYPNLVYMDMSSNKLFGQLSYHWGGCHNLTMLRISNNNLIGEIPTSLGQLSQLGILDLSSNKLEGEIPSALGNLRELFNLSLAENLFHGSIPREIGAMSSLELLDLSSNNLNGLAQDSIKNCLRLRLLKLNNNNFKGNIPAELGLLRNLHDLLDLSENSFTGAIPSQLSGLVMLDTLNLSHNELNGSIPSSFQNMRSLTTIDLSYNELEGPVPDSKVFQGASIQQFMHNKMLCDVVKGLPPCSSAIQSRGDREGYKILVLATVPALISLVVVAVLLMFCHERKKPKETNTDKVTQAITFSIWSVDGANVFKQIIEATNNFSEMHCIGIGGYGSVYKAKLATREIFAVKKIHMIEDECCLNETVFNREIESLMKIRHRNIIKLFGYCSSSQGRFLIYEYMEGGDLAKTLKDDKRAIELDWRRRIHIMLDVVHALAYMHHDCSSPIVHRDITSNNILLDLEFRACISDFGTAKVLNIYGRNHTRLAGTKGYLAPELAYTENVTEKCDVYSFGVLVLELFMGSHPGDFLSSLSLANKINVVCLQDLLDPRLTVPNAETARGIYCMLSVAAQCLEPRPSHRPTARQASDELSTIKARGDHVDYLHAGITFPAL, from the exons ATGGCGACGACCTCTCACCTAAAGCTCATATCGCTTGCTCTCCTACTAGCCATGTTTCCCCAGGCCATGGCAGTGCCACCCCCATCCCTCCTGGAAGAACAGGCAGGAGCCCTCCTCATTTGGAAAGCCACCATACAGAGCCCCCCAGCCCAGCTGAGGTCCTGGGGAAACACCACAACACGGCCATGCGGCTGGTACGGCATCAAGTGCGGCGAGCATCGAGCGAGGCGGCAAGAGGTGGTGATCACCGAGATCTCTCTCCGTGGGTTGCGGCTGAGAGCGAGGCTGGAGGACCTCAACTTCACGGCGTTGCATACTCTCACAAGTATCCGACTACCCTACAATCAGATAAGGGGTCTCTTTCCACCCGCTTTAGCATCATCCCTGCCAAACCTGCGGCACCTGATGCTTCAGGGCAATAACATCTCTGGTGAAATACCGAGGCGAATAGGAAGACTAGAGAGTCTAGTGGGTCTGAGCTTGTCAAACAACCACCTGTCCGGTCCCATACCCAATGAAGTAGGCTACCTAAAGGAGATGACCATGTTAGATTTTTCCAGCAACAACCTCACAGGGCCCGTTCCAATAAATCTAGGAAGTTGCACTAAACTCACTATCTTGTACCTTGATGGTAACCAGTTATCCGGATTACTTCCTCGAGAACTAGGTTACCTAGTGAGATTACAAGAATTAGCTCTTAGCAGCAACAAACTCATGGGTTCCATCCCCGATACGCTTGGGAGTTTGATTAACCTCATTGGATTGTACCTATGGGATAACCAACTCTCCGGACATGTTCCTCGAGAACTAGGTTCCCTCGCGAGTCTAGAAAAATTGGATTTTAGTGGAAACAAACTCATGGGCCCCATCCCCAATACCTTTGGAAATTTGACCAGGCTCACTACCTTGTACCTCGACGATAATCAGTTCTGCGGACATGTTCCAGAGGAAATTGGCACCTTAATGGATCTCAAATATCTACAACTTGATGGTAACAATCTCTCTGGTCCATTGCCACCTGAGTTGTGTGCTGGAGGCATGCTCAAGAGACTAACCGCATTTGGCAACAATCTCAAGGGACCTCTACCATTAAGTTTACTGAACTGCAAAAGCCTAGTTAGAGTTCGCCTTGAAAGTAATCAAATAGAAGAAGATATTTCTGAGATGGGAGTTTATCCAAATCTGGTCTACATGGATATGAGCTCAAATAAATTGTTTGGTCAATTATCTTATCACTGGGGAGGATGTCATAATCTTACAATGCTAAGAATCTCAAACAACAACCTTATCGGGGAAATACCGACAAGTTTGGGGCAACTATCTCAACTAGGGATACTTGATCTTTCGTCAAACAAGCTTGAAGGAGAGATTCCAAGTGCCCTAGGCAATCTAAGAGAATTGTTCAACCTGAGCCTCGCGGAAAATTTGTTCCATGGTAGCATTCCACGGGAAATTGGAGCAATGTCGAGTCTGGAATTACTGGATTTGTCATCAAATAACCTCAATGGTTTGGCGCAAGACTCAATCAAGAATTGTTTGAGGCTTCGCCTTTTGAAGTTGAATAACAATAACTTCAAAGGAAACATCCCCGCCGAGCTAGGGTTATTGCGCAACCTACATGACCTGTTGGATTTAAGTGAAAATTCATTTACTGGAGCAATACCAAGCCAACTTAGTGGTTTGGTCATGCTAGATACTCTTAATCTGTCACACAATGAACTTAATGGCTCCATCCCGTCATCATTTCAAAATATGAGAAGCTTGACAACCATTGATCTATCTTACAATGAATTGGAGGGGCCGGTACCGGATAGTAAGGTCTTCCAAGGAGCTTCAATCCAGCAGTTCATGCATAATAAGATGTTATGTGATGTGGTGAAAGGATTGCCCCCTTGTAGTAGTGCAATTCAGAGCAGAGGGGATAGGGAGGGATACAAAATACTTGTATTAGCCACCGTTCCTGCCCTTATATCTCTTGTTGTTGTTGCGGTGCTATTGATGTTCTGTCATGAAAGGAAGAAACCCAAGGAAACGAACACTGATAAAGTAACACAAGCAATTACCTTCTCTATTTGGAGTGTTGATGGGGCAAATGTTTTCAAGCAAATCATTGAAGCAACCAACAATTTTAGTGAGATGCACTGCATAGGAATTGGGGGATATGGATCTGTCTACAAAGCTAAACTTGCAACACGTGAAATATTTGCAGTGAAGAAGATACATATGATAGAAGATGAGTGTTGCTTGAATGAGACGGTATTCAATCGTGAAATCGAGTCACTGATGAAGATTCGTCATCGAAACATCATAAAATTGTTTGGGTATTGTTCGTCTAGCCAAGGTAGGTTCCTTATCTATGAATACATGGAGGGAGGAGACCTGGCAAAAACACTGAAGGACGATAAAAGGGCAATTGAATTGGACTGGAGAAGGCGTATACATATTATGTTGGATGTGGTTCATGCATTGGCATACATGCATCATGATTGCTCATCACCAATAGTCCATCGAGATATAACGAGCAACAACATTTTGCTTGATCTAGAATTTAGAGCATGCATATCTGACTTCGGTACGGCTAAAGTTCTCAATATTTACGGCCGAAATCACACAAGGCTTGCTGGGACGAAAGGCTATCTTGCCCCAG AGCTAGCATATACAGAAAATGTGACGGAGAAATGTGATGTATACAGCTTCGGAGTGCTTGTTTTGGAGCTATTTATGGGATCTCATCCAGGCGATTTTCTCTCATCCCTCTCGTTGGCCAACAAGATCAATGTTGTGTGCCTACAGGATTTGCTGGACCCCAGGCTCACGGTCCCTAATGCTGAAACTGCTAGAGGAATATATTGCATGCTTAGTGTCGCAGCTCAGTGTCTGGAGCCACGTCCATCACACAGGCCAACAGCACGACAAGCCAGTGATGAGCTATCTACGATTAAAGCTCGTGGAGATCATGTTGATTATTTGCATGCTGGTATTACCTTTCCTGCATTGTAG
- the LOC123099879 gene encoding uncharacterized protein, producing MQSNKSKSVIVSAELRPGLALLSETFYDHSNMWHGLTALVPLVSWHARRGCRPAPARWALFHHGEVRSGMSGWLMSLVEAATGAPVAVEEFGPAPVCFEEAVVSRRNLAGMSTERLLEAFDFIRCKARAKCGVADAPGAGNEATNLRVTILFRTGGRSFKDEAGVERVFRKECTRVAGPSCMLTVARSDNLTFCDQVRLLSRTDVFISAHGAQVTNQLFMDRNSSVMEFYPMGWRQRAAGGQFVYRWMASRAGMRHEGSWWDPAGDPCPDGNPDIFSCYKNRRIGMDEAAFTEFAAKVFTANKERKSLIPNLRNPMGWRQRAAGGQFVFRWMASRAGMRHEAHGGTPLATLALMIQTKRVGGTYMKASHGLLFVRATSPSSVSSGSPGTAPSILCTKRHGTMVATRSGEFAGPRALRYGD from the exons ATGCAAAGTAATAAAAGCAAATCTGTCATTGTCTCGGCGGAGCTCCGGCCCGGCCTTGCTCTCTTGTCCGAGACCTTCTACGACCACTCGAATATGTGGCACGGGCTCACAGCGCTGGTCCCACTGGTGTCATGGCACGCGAGGCGCGGGTGCCGTCCCGCCCCGGCGAGGTGGGCCCTCTTCCATCATGGCGAGGTTAGGTCCGGGATGAGCGGTTGGCTGATGTCGCTAGTCGAGGCGGCTACCGGCGCGCCGGTGGCCGTGGAGGAGTTTGGCCCCGCCCCGGTGTGCTTCGAGGAGGCCGTGGTGTCCAGGAGAAACTTGGCCGGTATGAGCACGGAGAGGCTCCTAGAGGCGTTCGACTTCATCCGGTGCAAGGCCAGGGCAAAGTGCGGCGTCGCCGATGCGCCCGGAGCCGGCAACGAAGCTACAAACCTACGCGTCACCATTCTCTTCCGCACGGGCGGCCGGTCCTTCAAGGACGAGGCGGGCGTCGAGCGGGTGTTCCGTAAGGAGTGCACGCGCGTGGCCGGGCCAAGCTGCATGCTGACCGTCGCGCGTTCCGACAACCTGACCTTCTGCGATCAG GTGAGGTTGCTGAGCAGGACAGACGTGTTCATCTCGGCGCACGGGGCACAGGTGACGAACCAGCTGTTCATGGACCGGAACAGCAGCGTCATGGAGTTCTACCCGATGGGGTGgaggcagcgggcggcgggcgggcAGTTCGTGTACCGGTGGATGGCGAGCCGCGCGGGGATGCGGCACGAGGGCTCGTGGTGGGACCCTGCCGGTGACCCATGCCCCGATGGTAACCCGGACATTTTCAGCTGCTACAAGAACCGGCGGATCGGGATggacgaggccgccttcaccgagtTTGCAGCCAAGGTCTTCACCGCTAACAAGGAGCGCAAGTCG CTAATCCCCAATCTTCGGAACCCTATGGGGTGGAGGCAGCGAGCGGCGGGCGGACAGTTCGTGTTCCGGTGGATGGCGAGCCGCGCGGGGATGCGGCACGAGGCTCATGGTGGGACCCCGCTGGCGACCCTTGCCCTGATG ATTCAGACCAAGAGGGTTGGGGGGACTTACATGAAGGCGTCGCATGGCCTCCTTTTCGTGCGCGCCACCTCTCCCTCGTCCGTGTCCTCTGGCTCGCCGGGCACGGCGCCGTCGATCCTCTGTACGAAGCGGCACGGGACCATGGTCGCGACGCGGTCGGGCGAGTTCGCGGGGCCACGCGCATTGAGATATGGAG ATTGA
- the LOC123099306 gene encoding horcolin — MISTFLCKLVLCGRARVNEMSPSPVVKLGAWGSDAGAAHDIDVTAAAPHRLESIVVRWGKVIDSVAFTYTDEGGQLHTAGPWGGAGGVEEDTVSSFLSNSNSISNPIVYLSIHLSLIPKLVAWSVGPFRFKEIEDCITSLKFVTNRGATYGPFGRGDGAHHSLPVLDGGSLVGMFCRAGDYLHAIGFHVRPLAVVESTASPAKPQGESLPAVATEG, encoded by the exons ATGATCTCAACTTTCCTTTGTAAATTGGTGCTTTGCGGCCGGGCCAGAGTTAACGAAATG AGCCCGAGCCCGGTGGTGAAGCTGGGGGCGTGGGGAAGCGACGCCGGGGCCGCCCACGACATCGACGTCACCGCTGCGGCGCCGCACCGGCTGGAGAGCATCGTCGTCCGCTGGGGCAAGGTCATCGACTCCGTCGCCTTCACCTACACCGACGAGGGCGGGCAGCTGCACACCGCCGGGCCCTGGGGCGGCGCCGGAGGTGTAGAGGAAGACACTGTGAGCTCCTttctttcaaattcaaattcaatttcaaATCCAATTGTTTATCTATCTATCCATCTCTCTCTTATTCCAAAATTGGTCGCCTGGTCGGTGGGCCCGTTCCGGTTCAAGGAGATCGAGGACTGCATCACCTCGCTCAAGTTTGTGACCAACCGGGGGGCCACCTACGGCCCCTTCGGCCGAGGGGACGGCGCGCACCACAGCCTGCCAGTGCTCGACGGCGGCAGCCTCGTCGGCATGTTTTGCCGCGCTGGAGACTACCTCCACGCTATCGGCTTCCACGTCCGACCCTTGGCCGTCGTCGAGTCCACGGCCTCGCCGGCCAAGCCTCAAGGGGAGAGTTTGCCTGCCGTAGCCACTGAGGGATAG
- the LOC123099307 gene encoding horcolin has translation MVQGQSPVVKLGAWGSDGGAAHDIDVVAAPPHRLHSIALRWGKVIDSLAFTYTDKDGQLHAAGPWGGAGGVSEDLITLGPSEYVTEVGWTVGPFKLKEIEACVTSLKFVTNLGTTHGPFGNGDGAHHSLPVLDAGSVVGMFCRAEDYLHAIGFYVRPLAVTESTDSPAKPEGESLP, from the exons ATG GTGCAGGGGCAGAGCCCGGTGGTGAAGCTGGGGGCGTGGGGcagcgacggcggcgccgcccacgACATCGACGTCGTGGCGGCGCCGCCGCACCGGCTGCATAGCATCGCCCTCCGCTGGGGCAAGGTCATCGACTCCCTCGCCTTCACCTACACCGACAAGGACGGGCAGCTGCACGCCGCCGGGCCCTGGGGCGGTGCCGGAGGCGTGTCGGAAGACCTG ATCACCCTGGGGCCCTCGGAGTACGTGACGGAGGTCGGCTGGACCGTGGGCCCGTTCAAGCTCAAGGAGATCGAGGCGTGCGTCACCTCGCTCAAGTTCGTGACCAACCTGGGGACCACCCACGGCCCCTTCGGCAACGGCGACGGCGCGCACCACAGCCTGCCCGTGCTGGACGCCGGTAGTGTCGTCGGCATGTTCTGCCGCGCCGAAGACTACCTCCACGCCATCGGCTTCTATGTCCGACCCTTGGCCGTCACCGAATCCACAGACTCGCCGGCCAAGCCTGAGGGGGAGAGTTTGCCCTAA